The segment ATCCCGGAAAATCAGGAAGAGGGGAACAATCACCCCGACGGGGGGCATCATCTTGGTGGACAGCATCCACAACAGGGTGCTCTTGGTGCGCTGGCCGGGGTAAAGGGCCATGGCAAAACCGGCAGGAACACCCAGCAAGAAAGCCAGCAGGGTGGAACCGCCCACGATCAGGATGGAGTTCTTCAGGAAGGGACCATAGGTCTCCATGGCTCTGGTAAAGTTCTCCAGGGTGGGGGTGAAGAAAAACACCGGAGGGGTGGCAAAAGCCTGGGCTTCGGTCTTGAATCCTGCCATAACCATCCAGATCAGCGGGAACAGGAACATCAGCAGGACCAGGTAGGTGAGGGAGGTCAGCAGGGAGCTTTTGACCATGGAGATGGCCATTTTGCTGGTGTCCGCAGGTTTGAGGGTGGCTTCTTGAATGCTGCTCATGCCTGGGCTCCCTGGATGTTGCGGCCGATCATCCTGAGGATCACAGAGGACACCAGGTTGGTGAAGAGCACAGCAAGCACTCCGGCAGCAGAGGCCAGACCAATGTTGTACTCAGCGAAGGCTTTCTGGTAGATGAAGTAAGGGATGGTGGTGGTCGAAATTCCGGGACCCCCACTGGTGGCGGTGTAAATCTCGCCGTAGACCTGCATCAGGAAGATGGTTTCCAGCAACACCACCACTTCCAGGGACTTGGACAGGTGGGGCAGCAGCATGTACCAGAATTCTTGCAAAGGAGTACAGCCGTCCAGACGTGCAGCTTCCAGTTGATCTTCAGGCATGGATTGCAGACCCGTCAGCAGGATCAGGGCTGCGAAAGGGGTCCATTCCCAGGTCACCATCGCCACAATGCTGGCCATGGGGTACTGGGAGAGGTAATCCACTGCAGGGAGTCCCAGTTGCTGGCTGATCCAGGCGAAGAAACCGAACACCGGGTTCATCAGCATGTTCTTCCAGACCACAGCGGTCACCACGGGCATCACCAGAAAGCTGCTGATGAAGAGCGTCCGCACCATGCCCCTCCCCAGGAAACGGCGGTTGAGCAGCATCGCCACGGCTCCACCGATCAGGATGGTCAGCACCACCACCGAGAGCATCAGCACCACGGTGTTGAGCATCACGTGCAGGTTCTGGGCGTCGGTGAACAGCGACAGGTAGTTGCTCAACCCAATGAATGGGCGGTCATTGGGGATGGTGAGGTTCCACTTGAAGAAGCTGTAGTACACCGTCATGATGAACGGCAACTGGGTGGTGACAATCAGGTAAACGAGGGCGGGCAGCACCAGCAAAACCGCTGCAATGTTGATGGGCTTCTTTTTGTTTTCTTGTGTTGGTGTGGGAAGGCTTTGCATCATTGTTTGTCTCGTTTCTGGAGGCGCAAGGCCGTTTCTTTGAAGGGTCCTGCACCAAAATGATGGAGTTGGAAGGGAAGGCCTGGACGACAGGCAGGAACGTGGTCAGGGTCAAACTGCCTTTCGGCAGAGGTTCGGGAGGCCCTGACCACGTTCTGTGAGGAAAGAAGTGCACGCCTCTGGAGATGTTCAGGCAGGACCCACTGCTTGTG is part of the Deinococcus roseus genome and harbors:
- a CDS encoding carbohydrate ABC transporter permease, yielding MSSIQEATLKPADTSKMAISMVKSSLLTSLTYLVLLMFLFPLIWMVMAGFKTEAQAFATPPVFFFTPTLENFTRAMETYGPFLKNSILIVGGSTLLAFLLGVPAGFAMALYPGQRTKSTLLWMLSTKMMPPVGVIVPLFLIFRDAHLLDTHFGLILMFTTINLPLVVWMVHSYISEIPFGIFEAAKVDGASMLQEFFQVAMPLALPGIASTALLCVIFAWNEVFFAMNLTSSTAAPLSVFISSFKTSEGLFWAQMSAAATLTIAPVMVFGWFAQKQLIRGLTFGAVK
- a CDS encoding carbohydrate ABC transporter permease, producing MMQSLPTPTQENKKKPINIAAVLLVLPALVYLIVTTQLPFIMTVYYSFFKWNLTIPNDRPFIGLSNYLSLFTDAQNLHVMLNTVVLMLSVVVLTILIGGAVAMLLNRRFLGRGMVRTLFISSFLVMPVVTAVVWKNMLMNPVFGFFAWISQQLGLPAVDYLSQYPMASIVAMVTWEWTPFAALILLTGLQSMPEDQLEAARLDGCTPLQEFWYMLLPHLSKSLEVVVLLETIFLMQVYGEIYTATSGGPGISTTTIPYFIYQKAFAEYNIGLASAAGVLAVLFTNLVSSVILRMIGRNIQGAQA